The following are from one region of the Lacinutrix sp. Bg11-31 genome:
- a CDS encoding cryptochrome/photolyase family protein → MKKVNLIFPHQLFESSPLLENGFPVYIIEEFLFFRQFNFHKQKIAYHRATMKHYEAFLASKNSEVVYVESIDTISDVRELIPFLKSKGITNINYIDPVDNWLQKRIEKGCTANTIERTVFDSPLFLNTKEDLQPFFRSDKKKYHQTSFYTDQRTKRHILIDSDGKPTGGKWTFDTENRKKYPAKKIPPAIQFPDVDSFYKEALDYVNKNFSKNIGQLSENSLYPTNFKTSKQWFQQFLEQRFLEFGTYEDAIVAENSILNHSVLTPMLNVGLITPKNIIEQSITFAKANNIPINSLEGFVRQIIGWREFIRGMYESRGSDERTRNFWGFTKKIPKSFYDGTTGIYPIDQTIKKTLETGYCHHIERLMVLGNFMMLCEFDPDEVYRWFMELFIDSYDWVMVPNVYGMSQFADGGLMASKPYISGSNYLMKMSNYKKGEWQAVWDGLFWRFMDTHRGFFKKNPRLGMLVAMFDKMPQEKRQQHIENGEKYLQSLTL, encoded by the coding sequence ATGAAAAAAGTAAATCTAATTTTTCCGCATCAACTTTTTGAATCGTCTCCACTTTTAGAGAATGGTTTTCCTGTATATATTATTGAAGAATTTTTATTCTTTAGGCAATTTAACTTTCACAAACAGAAAATAGCTTATCATAGAGCAACAATGAAACATTACGAAGCTTTTTTAGCTTCTAAAAATAGTGAAGTTGTTTATGTAGAATCAATAGATACTATTTCAGATGTTCGAGAATTAATTCCGTTTTTAAAATCGAAAGGTATTACCAATATTAACTATATAGATCCTGTAGATAATTGGCTTCAGAAAAGAATTGAGAAAGGCTGTACTGCTAATACTATTGAAAGAACCGTCTTTGATTCGCCATTATTCTTAAATACTAAAGAAGATTTACAGCCTTTTTTCCGAAGTGATAAAAAGAAATACCACCAAACGTCTTTCTATACAGACCAAAGAACTAAAAGGCATATTCTTATTGATTCAGACGGAAAGCCAACTGGCGGAAAATGGACTTTTGATACTGAAAACAGAAAAAAATATCCTGCAAAAAAAATACCACCAGCAATTCAATTTCCAGACGTTGATTCCTTTTACAAAGAAGCGCTTGATTATGTAAATAAAAACTTCTCAAAAAATATTGGCCAACTCAGTGAGAACTCTTTATATCCAACAAATTTTAAGACCTCTAAACAATGGTTTCAGCAGTTTTTAGAACAACGTTTCTTAGAATTTGGGACCTATGAAGATGCTATTGTAGCAGAGAATTCTATATTAAATCATAGTGTATTAACACCAATGCTAAATGTGGGTTTGATTACACCTAAAAATATCATTGAACAAAGTATCACTTTCGCGAAAGCAAATAATATCCCTATTAATTCATTAGAAGGTTTTGTGCGTCAAATAATAGGTTGGCGCGAGTTTATACGTGGCATGTATGAAAGCAGAGGAAGTGATGAACGAACACGTAATTTTTGGGGATTCACTAAAAAAATTCCGAAGTCATTTTATGATGGAACAACAGGTATTTACCCAATAGATCAAACCATTAAAAAAACACTAGAAACAGGTTATTGCCATCATATAGAACGCTTAATGGTGTTGGGCAATTTTATGATGCTTTGCGAATTTGATCCAGACGAAGTATACCGTTGGTTTATGGAACTCTTTATAGATAGCTATGATTGGGTAATGGTGCCAAATGTGTATGGAATGAGTCAGTTTGCAGATGGCGGATTAATGGCTTCAAAACCCTATATAAGTGGTAGTAACTACTTAATGAAAATGAGCAATTATAAGAAAGGCGAATGGCAAGCCGTTTGGGATGGATTATTTTGGCGATTTATGGATACACATCGCGGTTTCTTTAAGAAAAATCCAAGATTAGGAATGTTGGTTGCTATGTTTGATAAAATGCCACAAGAAAAAAGACAACAGCATATTGAAAATGGTGAAAAATATTTACAAAGTTTAACCCTCTAA
- a CDS encoding DUF2256 domain-containing protein: MKKTNLPQKICVVCDRPFTWRKKWEKNWEEVKYCSERCRRNKT, from the coding sequence ATGAAAAAAACCAATTTACCACAAAAGATATGTGTGGTCTGCGACAGACCTTTTACATGGCGTAAAAAATGGGAAAAGAATTGGGAGGAAGTAAAATATTGTAGCGAACGTTGTAGAAGAAATAAAACATAA
- a CDS encoding cryptochrome/deoxyribodipyrimidine photo-lyase family protein, producing the protein MNTKPINIVWLKRDLRLQDHEPLHSAAQAGIPYLIIYLFEPNIIEYPDTNLRHLQFVYHSIKSLNNRLKNYNRCVDVFYGEATEIFTFLSKNYSIQQLFSYQESGTKTTWKRDKQIKQFCDNSNIVWKESQRDGIIRGLKNRDTWNKRWHATMHAPVIKNSYSVSELNTLEHSYVVPSELVSKLENYPKHYQPAGEENAWRYLKSFTQKRGFNYHRHISKPTESRIGCSRLSPYFAWGNISIKQVFQFVGTHPNGTANNRAFSGMLTRLHWHCHFIQKFEVACIYETLCINKGYELLAHKKNETYIKAWRTGQTGYPLIDACMRAVEQTGWINFRMRAMVVSFLTLNLDQDWRDGVYHLARQFLDYEPGIHYPQFQMQAGTTGINTVRLYNPVKNSEEHDAKGIFIKKWIPELENVPERYIHEPWTMSAMEQTFCGVTIGVDYPLPIVDLKASAKMARDKIWGHKKHPAVNAEKNSILATHVNKRR; encoded by the coding sequence TTGAATACAAAACCCATAAATATAGTTTGGTTAAAACGAGACTTGCGATTGCAAGATCACGAACCTTTGCATAGCGCAGCGCAAGCAGGCATTCCGTATCTTATTATCTACCTTTTTGAACCCAATATTATTGAGTATCCAGATACGAATTTAAGACATTTACAGTTTGTGTATCATTCTATAAAATCACTTAATAACCGCTTAAAAAACTACAATCGTTGTGTTGATGTTTTTTATGGAGAAGCCACAGAGATCTTTACTTTTCTTAGTAAAAACTATTCTATTCAACAACTTTTTAGTTATCAAGAAAGTGGTACAAAAACCACTTGGAAACGTGATAAACAAATCAAACAATTTTGTGATAATAGTAACATTGTTTGGAAAGAAAGTCAGCGAGATGGTATTATAAGAGGGCTTAAAAATAGAGATACTTGGAATAAGCGATGGCACGCTACAATGCACGCGCCTGTTATAAAAAACAGCTATTCAGTTTCAGAACTAAATACACTAGAACATTCTTATGTAGTACCTTCAGAATTAGTTTCTAAATTAGAAAACTATCCCAAACACTATCAACCTGCAGGAGAAGAAAATGCGTGGCGTTATCTGAAGTCTTTCACTCAAAAAAGAGGCTTTAATTATCATAGGCATATTTCTAAACCTACAGAAAGTAGAATTGGGTGTAGTAGATTGTCTCCCTATTTTGCTTGGGGAAATATAAGTATCAAGCAAGTGTTTCAGTTTGTAGGCACACATCCAAACGGAACAGCAAACAATCGCGCCTTTTCTGGAATGCTAACACGTTTACATTGGCATTGTCATTTCATCCAAAAATTTGAAGTAGCATGTATCTATGAAACGTTATGTATTAATAAAGGGTACGAACTGTTAGCGCACAAAAAGAACGAAACATATATTAAAGCTTGGAGAACAGGACAAACTGGCTATCCCTTAATAGATGCCTGTATGCGTGCTGTTGAACAAACAGGATGGATTAATTTTAGAATGCGTGCCATGGTTGTTTCCTTTTTAACCTTAAATTTAGATCAAGATTGGCGAGATGGTGTGTATCATTTAGCACGTCAGTTTTTAGATTATGAACCTGGTATTCACTATCCGCAATTTCAAATGCAAGCAGGAACCACAGGCATTAACACCGTACGACTTTATAATCCTGTAAAAAATTCAGAAGAGCACGATGCTAAAGGGATATTCATTAAAAAATGGATTCCTGAATTAGAGAATGTTCCAGAAAGGTACATTCATGAACCTTGGACAATGAGCGCTATGGAGCAAACCTTTTGTGGTGTAACCATTGGTGTAGATTACCCATTGCCAATAGTTGATCTTAAAGCAAGTGCTAAAATGGCAAGAGATAAAATTTGGGGCCATAAAAAGCATCCAGCAGTTAACGCTGAAAAAAACAGCATTTTAGCAACACACGTAAATAAAAGACGATGA
- a CDS encoding FAD-binding domain-containing protein, with amino-acid sequence MQNDTNIKMHFPAEYNAILNRIATIDPVGYGKSRDYIDGAVSYLSPYISRGVISTKFVYQELLKLGFQPNTILKFIQELAWRDYWQQVWIAKGDAINQDIKHTQTPVVTNGISKNLANANTGIIAIDNSIEQFYKTGYLHNHLRMYMASIACNIGQNHWKHPAKWMYYHLLDADWASNALSWQWVAGANSNKKYYANQENINTFCYSDQTGTFLDVSYDDFKNLAIPTVLLPSEKLELKTPLPEPKSIRINKELPTLIYNFYNLDPIWKKEQPANRVFLLEPSHFEDYPVSQNTINFIIGLSKNIENIQLFVGEFNALKTTYNLESIYYKEHPLNKHYQGIETQRDWLFSVKGYSPSFFSFWKKCKKEIIF; translated from the coding sequence ATGCAAAACGATACAAATATAAAAATGCATTTTCCAGCAGAATATAATGCTATACTAAATAGAATAGCAACCATAGATCCTGTTGGTTATGGTAAATCTAGAGATTATATAGATGGTGCAGTAAGTTATTTATCGCCTTATATTTCTCGTGGTGTTATTTCTACAAAATTTGTTTATCAAGAATTATTAAAACTTGGTTTTCAACCAAATACTATATTAAAATTTATTCAAGAGCTCGCGTGGCGAGATTATTGGCAACAGGTTTGGATTGCCAAAGGAGATGCTATAAATCAAGATATAAAGCATACTCAAACTCCAGTTGTAACAAACGGAATTTCCAAAAATTTAGCGAATGCGAATACGGGTATTATAGCGATAGACAATAGCATTGAACAATTTTACAAAACAGGCTACCTTCATAATCATTTAAGAATGTACATGGCTTCAATTGCTTGTAACATTGGTCAAAATCATTGGAAACATCCTGCTAAATGGATGTACTATCATTTATTAGATGCAGATTGGGCTAGCAATGCATTAAGCTGGCAATGGGTTGCAGGAGCAAATAGCAATAAAAAGTATTATGCAAATCAAGAAAACATTAATACCTTTTGTTATAGTGACCAAACGGGCACTTTTTTAGATGTATCTTATGATGATTTTAAAAACTTAGCAATACCTACTGTATTGTTACCTTCAGAAAAATTAGAATTAAAAACGCCGCTTCCAGAACCAAAATCGATACGTATAAATAAAGAGCTACCTACGCTTATTTATAATTTCTACAACTTAGACCCAATTTGGAAAAAGGAACAACCAGCAAATCGCGTTTTTTTATTAGAGCCTTCGCATTTTGAAGACTATCCAGTATCTCAAAACACGATTAATTTTATAATTGGTCTTTCAAAAAACATAGAAAATATTCAACTATTTGTGGGAGAATTTAATGCCCTTAAAACCACATATAATTTAGAAAGTATCTATTACAAAGAACACCCTTTAAACAAACATTACCAAGGTATTGAAACGCAAAGAGATTGGCTATTTTCTGTAAAAGGCTACTCCCCTTCTTTCTTTTCTTTTTGGAAAAAGTGTAAAAAGGAAATTATATTTTGA
- a CDS encoding Lacal_2735 family protein has translation MFGLFKKKSEKDKLYEQYQKLTKEAHSLSSTNRKLSDQKVFEAEELMKKIEKLK, from the coding sequence ATGTTTGGATTATTTAAAAAGAAATCAGAAAAAGATAAGTTGTATGAACAATATCAAAAACTTACTAAAGAAGCACATAGTCTTTCTTCAACTAATAGAAAACTAAGCGATCAAAAGGTATTTGAAGCTGAAGAGCTTATGAAAAAAATAGAGAAGCTAAAATAA
- a CDS encoding DUF6642 family protein, with protein sequence MLDKRQQLPQEQLIDTDYFIYCLEAVEDIEIDTVTEAQQKLEQLSMQYGVASIYNTCDTIEGLESNLNALALDDHNFKDYEIIYLVITGEANSICLNDYYYSLQEIAEIFEGRLQGKILHFSNAKVLDLDEEEAQYFLDVTGAKGVSGYGNERIGITSSNLDIVFFNLFTEDDNMLNVVEELHQKHYKMCKLLDFRLYY encoded by the coding sequence TTGTTAGATAAAAGACAACAATTACCACAAGAACAATTAATAGATACAGATTATTTTATTTACTGTTTAGAAGCGGTTGAAGATATAGAAATAGATACCGTTACCGAAGCACAACAAAAACTAGAACAATTATCCATGCAATATGGTGTAGCCAGTATTTATAATACATGCGACACTATTGAAGGATTAGAATCTAACTTAAATGCATTGGCTTTAGATGACCATAATTTTAAAGACTACGAAATAATTTACTTGGTTATTACAGGTGAAGCAAATAGTATTTGCTTAAACGATTACTACTATAGTTTACAAGAAATTGCAGAAATTTTTGAAGGACGATTACAAGGTAAGATTCTACATTTTTCGAATGCAAAAGTTTTAGACTTAGACGAAGAAGAAGCACAATATTTTTTGGATGTTACTGGTGCAAAAGGCGTTTCTGGTTACGGTAATGAAAGAATTGGAATAACTAGCTCAAATCTTGATATAGTATTCTTTAATTTATTTACCGAAGATGATAATATGTTAAATGTTGTGGAAGAGTTGCATCAAAAACATTACAAAATGTGTAAACTACTTGATTTTAGATTGTACTATTAA
- a CDS encoding zinc-dependent metalloprotease, with product MKSTTIFLVLITLIVSLSITAQNSSLDCNASEVNDIYFQQHPKSLNEYKQFNEYSKKFINNLKQNKLSRTTSYVIPVVVHVYGEVQGGLPVDYQTIVNTIAQVNEEFQGLNTDYNTVDAYFMGIRGSLDIEFKLATLDPDGNCTDGVVFHSVASGQANYNSTIVPNDAWDNYKYMNIYITNDLYANGYLFYNGVAWYPSTQMSDDNIARVVYNGIYLTGNTDSETASILTHEIGHFFNLIHTHEGDCGNLDQVMDTPAEILYSDIQNFCSQNVQCGNNVNYENYMGYKAYYGGCYKMFTQGQINRVIAALNHPTRQPLWQPSNLIATGVNIDCNLSVIDFTLENKVIIYPNPTNDSFNIMSNAFNGEDILINIYTILGQKVYQKEYKNAESSLTIENSIKSSGYYIVKVILKNGKQINIPLIKK from the coding sequence ATGAAATCAACTACAATATTCTTAGTTCTAATAACACTTATAGTATCATTAAGTATTACAGCCCAAAATTCAAGTTTAGATTGTAATGCTTCAGAAGTTAATGATATATATTTTCAACAACACCCAAAATCTTTAAATGAATACAAACAGTTTAATGAGTATTCAAAAAAATTTATTAATAACCTAAAACAGAATAAATTATCACGCACAACTTCGTATGTAATTCCTGTTGTTGTGCATGTTTATGGAGAAGTTCAAGGTGGACTACCAGTAGATTATCAAACAATAGTAAATACTATAGCACAAGTAAATGAAGAATTTCAAGGTTTAAATACAGATTATAATACAGTTGATGCTTATTTTATGGGAATTAGAGGTTCTTTAGATATAGAATTTAAACTAGCAACACTAGATCCGGATGGAAATTGTACAGATGGTGTTGTTTTTCATTCTGTAGCATCAGGGCAAGCAAACTATAATAGCACTATCGTTCCAAACGATGCTTGGGACAACTATAAGTATATGAATATTTATATTACTAATGATCTCTATGCAAATGGATATCTCTTTTACAATGGTGTAGCATGGTATCCAAGTACACAAATGTCAGATGACAATATAGCTAGAGTTGTATATAATGGAATTTATTTAACAGGTAATACAGATAGTGAAACCGCTTCTATATTAACACATGAGATTGGCCATTTTTTTAATTTAATCCATACTCATGAAGGAGACTGTGGAAATTTAGATCAAGTAATGGATACTCCTGCGGAAATACTATATTCTGATATACAAAATTTTTGCTCTCAAAACGTTCAATGCGGTAATAATGTTAATTATGAAAATTATATGGGCTATAAAGCCTATTATGGTGGTTGCTATAAAATGTTTACTCAAGGTCAAATTAATAGAGTTATAGCGGCATTAAATCATCCTACAAGACAACCATTATGGCAACCTTCAAATTTAATAGCAACTGGTGTAAATATTGACTGCAATTTAAGTGTTATTGATTTTACACTAGAAAATAAAGTGATTATTTACCCAAATCCAACAAATGATTCTTTCAATATCATGAGTAATGCTTTTAATGGTGAAGATATTCTTATAAATATATATACCATATTAGGGCAAAAAGTATATCAAAAAGAATATAAAAATGCAGAGAGTAGTTTAACTATTGAAAATTCAATTAAATCATCAGGATATTATATAGTAAAAGTGATATTAAAAAATGGGAAGCAAATTAATATTCCGCTAATAAAAAAATAA
- a CDS encoding prenyltransferase/squalene oxidase repeat-containing protein, with translation MKEILSLGNEVNTLLNLAHSYSENTKEINLLGETLLNFDKKSKRLGGVSELNNDGSPLQLCLSSNAKKVKMRLIADPACEIFQPKLRIAASKKILEETLVQTKTTSLKAYCDYLFHEVLHCDTVSQLNDFYRGACWIGASPDQPGIALYLDTKPLGIKGGWDMSEKWLVKVLPDTSESLKIVQILRKYAVTASIGLEALTPQLGRAKIYFRLTAPTLLRNLGTNPLNTPQINNFLTKVISNQSMSLSGTVFSIGFDLSTGDLEDAKIDLCGHCITKSNAEWINVINELTKENGLQKINIEKSLLDNKNEVAFLGMGVSSSNATRINVYLKPKWPINFESSSANFNDYIQTKLQRAIQYLIHIQNENGSWGDYYLPVGTSIGWITAYVGYALAEIGHISGFEKAMEAANKAADWLENDRDYEKGWGYNLTTGADADSTAWTLRLLKLLKRPTHSKDEEFLMSYWKSSGGFSTYTEPEHWADAHPCVTPISYMALSTKNQEQLYPELIQYLKSIAPTNGQWRSYWWKNHLYSTYHYLELFKKLELSEDEFYKNIEYPSNGATVFEQALIIGSKQLRNMDTTAEIMNLLNTQLLDGRFPGGFNLRVTDPSCEKPWENPKGKLYCDYASTITTATVIKVLKQMIYD, from the coding sequence ATGAAAGAAATATTAAGTCTAGGGAATGAGGTAAATACGTTATTAAATTTAGCTCATTCCTATTCTGAGAATACGAAAGAAATCAATCTTTTAGGTGAAACTTTATTGAATTTTGACAAAAAATCCAAACGTCTTGGAGGAGTTTCAGAACTCAATAATGATGGATCACCCTTACAATTATGTTTATCTTCTAATGCTAAAAAAGTGAAGATGAGACTCATTGCTGATCCCGCATGCGAAATTTTTCAGCCTAAACTTAGAATTGCTGCTAGTAAAAAAATCTTAGAAGAGACATTAGTTCAGACAAAAACTACTTCATTAAAAGCATACTGTGATTATTTATTTCATGAAGTCTTACATTGTGATACAGTTTCTCAACTCAATGATTTCTACAGAGGAGCTTGTTGGATTGGTGCTTCACCAGATCAACCAGGAATTGCTTTATATTTAGATACTAAACCTTTAGGAATTAAAGGTGGATGGGATATGTCAGAGAAATGGTTAGTTAAAGTACTTCCAGATACAAGTGAAAGTCTAAAGATTGTCCAAATTCTTAGGAAATATGCGGTAACTGCTAGTATTGGATTGGAAGCTCTTACGCCACAATTAGGAAGAGCAAAAATTTATTTTAGGCTAACAGCACCAACACTCTTACGCAATTTGGGAACTAATCCACTGAATACTCCACAAATAAACAATTTCCTTACAAAAGTGATCTCAAATCAATCCATGAGCTTATCTGGAACGGTATTTAGCATTGGGTTTGATTTAAGTACAGGAGATTTAGAAGATGCAAAAATTGATTTATGTGGACATTGTATCACAAAATCAAATGCTGAATGGATAAATGTAATAAATGAGCTAACAAAAGAAAACGGGTTACAAAAAATAAATATTGAAAAATCTTTATTGGATAACAAAAACGAAGTTGCTTTTTTAGGCATGGGAGTTTCTTCTTCTAATGCAACAAGAATCAATGTATACCTGAAACCTAAATGGCCTATAAACTTTGAATCTAGTTCAGCTAATTTTAACGATTATATTCAGACAAAACTTCAAAGAGCTATTCAGTATTTAATTCATATCCAGAATGAAAATGGATCATGGGGAGATTACTATTTACCAGTTGGAACATCTATAGGTTGGATAACAGCTTATGTTGGCTATGCGCTGGCTGAGATTGGACATATCTCTGGGTTTGAAAAAGCTATGGAGGCTGCAAATAAAGCAGCCGATTGGCTAGAAAACGATAGAGATTATGAAAAAGGTTGGGGATATAATTTAACAACTGGAGCTGATGCTGATTCTACTGCTTGGACACTTAGATTGTTAAAACTATTAAAAAGGCCTACTCACTCAAAAGATGAAGAATTTTTAATGTCATACTGGAAGTCATCAGGAGGTTTTTCAACATATACAGAACCAGAACATTGGGCAGATGCGCATCCTTGCGTTACTCCAATATCATATATGGCATTATCAACAAAAAATCAAGAACAACTATATCCTGAACTCATTCAATACCTAAAGAGCATAGCTCCAACTAATGGGCAATGGCGAAGTTATTGGTGGAAAAATCATCTCTATAGCACGTATCATTATTTAGAATTATTTAAAAAATTAGAATTGTCAGAAGATGAATTCTATAAAAATATTGAGTACCCATCTAATGGAGCCACTGTATTTGAACAAGCTCTAATAATTGGAAGTAAGCAACTTCGAAATATGGATACCACTGCTGAGATTATGAATTTATTAAATACACAACTACTTGATGGTAGATTTCCTGGCGGTTTTAATCTTAGAGTGACGGATCCGTCTTGTGAAAAACCATGGGAAAACCCTAAAGGAAAGTTATATTGTGATTATGCTAGTACTATCACAACAGCAACAGTGATTAAAGTGCTAAAACAAATGATTTATGACTAA